A segment of the Campylobacter vulpis genome:
AGAAAAACAAGAGAAACTTCTAATGAAAATATTCAAAGAGAAATTAATAAAAAATAAGGGGTAAATTATGCAAAATAAAGAGCAAGATAGCTTAGAAAATGACTTTGATAGCCACACAAGCGAATTGAGTGAGCAAAAAAATCATCTCAAAAAGATACAAGCTTATACAATCTTTGCTATTGGCGGTTTATTGCTCATCATTTTAATTGTTTATTTCTTAAAATCATTTTCATCAAATAATCAAAGTGTTGAAGAAACACCAAAGGAAGAAAATAAAGATTTAGCTCAAAGCGTTAAGGCTAAAGAATTTGTTCCACCTCCTCCACAAAAGACATTTGACGAACTTATCGCTAACACACCACAACAAGAACAACCTTTAATGCTTGAGCCAAAACCTCCAAAGCCTAGAATTGTAAAAGGTGCAGGAGTTACGGTCATTGCTTCAACTAATAGCGGAGGATTTGAGGGAGGCAATGCTGGCAATAACAGAGAGTTTGGAGAAAAACCAAATACCTTATTTGAATTTGGGCAAAATGGTGCTTTACAAAATTCTAATAATTTGCAAGGTGGAGGAGAATTTACAGGTGAAGTTTTCACTCCTACAATTGCTAAAGTGAGTGAGTTTGACCAAAATCTTCTTTTGTCTAAAGGAACTTATATTGGCTGTGCTTTAAAAACAAGGCTTGTTAGCTCTATTAAAGGAGGGATTGCCTGCATAGTATCTAATGATGTTTATTCTGCAAATGGCAACACACTTTTAATTGAAAAAGGTAGCACTATCACAGGAACATTTAATGCGGGTCAAATGGATGATGGTATGGATAGACTTTTTGTTATTTGGCAAGAAATTAGAACACCTAATAATATTATTATTCCTGTATATTCTGGAGCTACTGATGAGCTAGGTGCTAGTGGAATGCAAGGCTGGGTGGATCATCACTATTTAAAACGATTTGGTTCTGCTATTTTACTTTCAATGATTGATGATGGTATGGCAATACTAGCTGACCAATTAAGCAAAAACAATAAAAATGGCAATAACTACTACAATTATAGTGAGAATACAAGGGAAAATGTCGGTGAAATCGCTAACACTGCTTTAGAAAAAATGATTGATATTAAGCCAACTCTTTATAAAAATCACGGCGATTTAGTTGGCGTTTATGTCAATAGAGATATTGATTTTTCAAAGGTTTATAAACTTACAAGGAAAAAGAATGTCAATCACCTTAGATAAATACACAAATCAATACTTTGGAGAATTCTTAAAAGATGACTCCATTAATGAAATTTGTTACAACGGCGATGATAAAGTATGGCTACAAAATTCTAAAGGATTATGGGAAGCTATACCTAGTAAGCTTGACTTTGAAAAAGCTGGACATTTTGCAACTGCGGCTGCTGCTTTTAAAAAAGACAAAATAGATGTTTCTCGTCCTATTCTTAGTTGTATTTTAGTAGGTGGGGAGCGTATGCAAATCGTTATCCCACCTGCTACTAAAAGCGAACATATTTCAATCACCATTAGAAAACCTAGCAAAACTCGCTTTAAAATGCAAAATCATATTGAAAGCGGACTTTTTGAGGATTTAAATCCTAATGATACAAACACCATCAAGCCTAGCGATGCAGAACTCATTAAGCTTTATGAAGAAAAAGATTATCAAAGCTTCATCTCTAAGGCTGTAAGCTATGGTAAAAACATTATCATTGCTGGAGAAACAGGAAGTGGAAAAACTACTTTTATGAAAACGCTAATTGATTTTATCAGTCTTGATGATAGGATTATTACGATTGAAGATGTAGAAGAAATCAAATTTTACGAGCATAAAAACTTCGTGCAATTATTTTATCCAAGTGAAGCAAAAAGCACGGATTTTTTAAATTCTGCAACGCTTTTAAAGTCCTGCTTAAGAATGAAACCTGATAGGATTTTATTAGCAGAGCTTAGAGGTGCTGAAACTTATGATTTTATCAATGTTTTAGCAAGTGGTCACGGAGGGAGTATCACAAGTTGCCACGCAGGAAGCCCTGAAGAAACATTTACACGACTTGCCTTAATGACTTTACAAAACCCACAAGGTCAATGTGTGCCTTTTGAAATTATCCAAAAAACACTGAAAGATTTGATTGATATTGTCGTTCATATCCACGCTCATCACGGAAAAAGGCGTATTAGTGGAATTTATTTTAAAGAGATAGAGAATATCAAGTAAAAGGGATAAATATGTCTATGTGGAAAATTAACAGGCAAGAAACAGAAGCAACAAACACAAATCTTGTAAATATAAATAATAAAAAAATGGAATTTACTACCAAAAATAATCAAATATTTTGCACCAGCTTAGATATAGCTAGAGTATTTGAAAAAAGACATACTCATATTTTAGATATCATTAAAAACTATTTAAATGATGGAGATATGAAAGAATTTAACCAGCCGAAAATTCGGCTGGTTAATTATAAAGACCTAAAAGGCGAACTTAGACCAGCCTATGAAGTGTCTCGTGATGGTTTTTCATTTATTGCAATGGGTTTAACAGGTAAAAAAGCAAATAAATGGAAAGTTTCTTTTATTAATGCCTTTAATAAAATGGAGCAAGTTATCACGCAAGAAATACATAGTCCTAATAAATATCTTACAGAAATAATGAGTGAGCTTTATAAAAGACTTCCGCAAGAAGATTTTAGTGTTGATATTACACTTAAAGATAGAAATCAGAACAATCAAATAATTTATTCTCATCATTATGAAGTTGGTGGCAAACCAAGAGATCCAATGGTGAGTAAAAATAAAGAATTTTTTGAAAATAATTTTATAGCACAACAAGACAAATCTACAAAGGATTTTAAATCAAAACTCAAAGAATTTAACACCAAAAATAATGCAAACAAAACTATTAAAAATAAAGACTTGGAGAAATAAAATGAATAAAGAAAGGCGAGGCATTTATAATGTAAGTTTTAATGAAAAAAACTCAACTCCTATTAATGCAGAGCTTGAAGCTATTGAAAATGCCATTATAGATTATGTCGTGCATTATGTAAAGGGTTTTCACGATACAAGAAGAGACAAAGGAATGGGTGCAAATCATATCAAACTTCATTTAGAAGAAAATAGCGATGGACAAATCACAATGGAAGAGCTTTTAAATCTAGGTAATTCTATAAGAGAATATTTAAAAATATTTAAAGAACCATTTGTAGAGGAAAAAGAAGCAAAAATTTATGAATGGGAAAATGATGAAGGAATTAGATTTAGGGCTATTACTGACAAAATAGGTGAAAGGCATTTAAAAAATATCACGAAAGATTATCAAAGGGGAGGGCGACAACTGCCACTTTCCCCCTCTGATGAGCAAATTATAACCTTTTACTCTGATAGAAATCTTAATAAACAAATGGAATTTAAAAATCCTAAAGTAGCAAGATACTATGCAAATGAGGCAAAGCAAGACAAATCTACAAAGGATTTTAAATCAAAACTCAAAGAATTTAACACCAAAAATAATGCAAACAAAACTATTAAAAATAAAGACTTGGAGAAATAAATGCAAAACAATAAAAGCCTTCAAATTATTTTTCTTATTCTAGTAGGTTTCATTTTTACCTATTTACTAACTCCTATTGTTTTCTTTGTTTTGAACAAAGTAAAAATAATGAAAGCGATTGAAATCTATAACATTAACTTCACTTTACAGGCAGTCGCTAATCATTACCCAAAAATATGGCTTTCTTTGGGTATCACTTTCGCATTTTGTTTGTTTGCTTTGACTCTTTTGGTGTTATCCTTAAAAACCAAAAAATCTCAATTTGGCGAAGCTAGATTTGCTAATTTTAATGAAATTAAAAAAATGAATTTATTTGGGGATAAGGGTATTATTATTGGAAAATATAAGGGAAAATTATTAAGATTTGGCGGTCAGCAATTTGTAGCTTTAGGAGCTCCTACAAGAAGTGGTAAGGGTGTAGGTATTGTGATACCAAATTTATTAGAATGGCAAGAAAGTGCTGTGGTGCAAGATATTAAGCAAGAATGCTTTGATTACACCAGTAAATATAGAAAAGAAATCTTAGGACAAGAAGTTTATCTTTTTAATCCATTTTCAAGACAAACACATCGCTATAATCCTTTAAGCTACATT
Coding sequences within it:
- the virB10 gene encoding type IV secretion system protein VirB10 produces the protein MQNKEQDSLENDFDSHTSELSEQKNHLKKIQAYTIFAIGGLLLIILIVYFLKSFSSNNQSVEETPKEENKDLAQSVKAKEFVPPPPQKTFDELIANTPQQEQPLMLEPKPPKPRIVKGAGVTVIASTNSGGFEGGNAGNNREFGEKPNTLFEFGQNGALQNSNNLQGGGEFTGEVFTPTIAKVSEFDQNLLLSKGTYIGCALKTRLVSSIKGGIACIVSNDVYSANGNTLLIEKGSTITGTFNAGQMDDGMDRLFVIWQEIRTPNNIIIPVYSGATDELGASGMQGWVDHHYLKRFGSAILLSMIDDGMAILADQLSKNNKNGNNYYNYSENTRENVGEIANTALEKMIDIKPTLYKNHGDLVGVYVNRDIDFSKVYKLTRKKNVNHLR
- the virB11 gene encoding P-type DNA transfer ATPase VirB11 — encoded protein: MSITLDKYTNQYFGEFLKDDSINEICYNGDDKVWLQNSKGLWEAIPSKLDFEKAGHFATAAAAFKKDKIDVSRPILSCILVGGERMQIVIPPATKSEHISITIRKPSKTRFKMQNHIESGLFEDLNPNDTNTIKPSDAELIKLYEEKDYQSFISKAVSYGKNIIIAGETGSGKTTFMKTLIDFISLDDRIITIEDVEEIKFYEHKNFVQLFYPSEAKSTDFLNSATLLKSCLRMKPDRILLAELRGAETYDFINVLASGHGGSITSCHAGSPEETFTRLALMTLQNPQGQCVPFEIIQKTLKDLIDIVVHIHAHHGKRRISGIYFKEIENIK
- a CDS encoding Rha family transcriptional regulator, with product MSMWKINRQETEATNTNLVNINNKKMEFTTKNNQIFCTSLDIARVFEKRHTHILDIIKNYLNDGDMKEFNQPKIRLVNYKDLKGELRPAYEVSRDGFSFIAMGLTGKKANKWKVSFINAFNKMEQVITQEIHSPNKYLTEIMSELYKRLPQEDFSVDITLKDRNQNNQIIYSHHYEVGGKPRDPMVSKNKEFFENNFIAQQDKSTKDFKSKLKEFNTKNNANKTIKNKDLEK